TTTGGCAGGACCTCATTCTTCTGGGCAGACCGGATATTCCAAAAGCCGCGCTGGACATGGTGGACTGGGCCGACGCGACACGCCCTCTCAAGGAACGTATGGAAGCGGAATGGGCAGTCTATTGTCTCCCGCCGGAAAAAGCACTGCCTGTTGTCGAAAAACTCGACCCATCACTCTGGGGACTCTGGCGAGCCTACATCGGAGGCGAACTGCTCATACGCATGGGAGAAACAGAGGCGGGGCAAAACGTTCTGGCCGGACTGTGGAAGGCAATTCCATGGCATGTCAATCTGACACTCAAGCTCTATGATCTTTTCAAGGCACCAGCCATCGCGTCTCCAGAAGAAACGCATGACGTCACGATCCTCGTCTATTCCTGGAACAAGGCAGACCTGCTGGCCGACACCCTGCAAAGCCTGTTGGACAGCGAGATCGGTCACGCCAAAATCATCGCTCTGAACAATGGCTCCAATGACGAGACGGAAGCCGTACTTCGCAAGGCACAGGACGATTTTGGCGCAGACCGATTCAGTGTGGAAACCCTGCCTGTCAACATAGGCGCACCTGCCGCACGAAACTGGTTACTCGCCCGACCTGAAGTCAAGGCCTCAAAATGGGTGGCCTTTCTGGATGACGATGTCATTCTGCCCCCGGACTGGTTGTTGCGACTTCTCGGCCCGGTCCGCAACCGCGACGACATCGGTGTTGTCGGTTGCCGCATCACCGCAGCGACACCGCCTTATAGCTTGCAATCCGCAGACTATAACCTTTTCTCTGAACAAACGCCGAACACAAAAGAGCTTTCCGATCAAGTGCGGGTCTTTGAAAACTGCGCCGGAGGCCTCGATTCCGGGTTGTTTACCTACACTCGTCCCTGCCTGTCCGTGTCCGGCTGTTGCCATCTGCTCAACATCCGTTCCGTGGAACAAACCGACGGTTTTGACCTGCGGTACACGCCATCACAATTTGACGACCTTGATCGCGACATTCGTTCAAACCAGATCGGTATGCCCGCCTTGTTCGTGGGAGGACTGGCCGTCCGACACATCCAACATTCCAGCCTGGCGCAATCAAAGGATACCAAACAGATGGGCCAGATTCTTGGCAACAAGTTGAAGCTCGACACCAAGTACACGAACAAGAAACTGATCCCCCTGAGAGAAGAAACCCAACAACGGTCAGACCGTGATCTCGAAGGGAAAAGCATTTTCCTTGTTGACCAGCTGGGAATGAATACCTAGTTCTTTCGCAGCACCATTGCGGGAGGATACTGATGGACGATGTACGGATATATGGCGATTTTCACCGAATTTCGCCTGAAATATATGAACAACTCAAGGCCGTAAATCCCTTTGAACAGGTCGAATATGACGGGGATGTCCTGCGTGTTGACCATGAAGGACATTACCTCATGATCGACGACTTCATTGAAGCCGTCCGAGATCTGTTGCCGGACAACGGATACGGGCATGTGGAATTTATCGATCAATTGGAATGGACAGTCACCCGATACACGATCAAACCTGGGCGCATCGACGAAAAACTCGTCAGGGTAGACAACGTTGTGGACGCCCATCAACACAATTTCGGATTATAAAAAAAAAGGCTGATTCTCACGGAATCAGCCCTTTTATTTCAAAAGATTGACGGCTTAAAAGAAAGCCCCCCACAACATCTTGGTTCCCACGATCAGAAGCAGAATGGCAAAAATGCGTTTCAGCTTGTCCACGGGCAGGCTGTGGGCGAGCTTTGCGCCAAGCGGTGCGGTCAGGACACTCATGGAAATGATGCCCAAAAAGGCCGGGATATAAATATACCCGAAATGCGGTCCTGGAATGCCTTCAACACCCCATCCATGGACAATATACCCGGTGGTCCCGGCCAATGCGATGGGCAATCCCACCGCCGCAGCCGTGGCAATGGCCGTATGCATCGTCTGATTGCACCAGGACAGGAACGGGACAGTCAGCGTTCCGCCACCAATACCGACCAATGCGGAAAAAATACCGATACCATTGCCCACAGCAAACATTCCGGTCTGCCGGGGCAGTTCCCGCGCACTTTTCGGTTTGATACCCAACAACATCTGACTGGCGACGTAGTACAGGAAAAGGCCAAAAAAGGCCTTGAGAAATCCGGTCGGAAGCATGGCGGCAATCCAGGCTCCGAGATAGGTCCCGACAAGAATACCGGGAACAAGTCGCCAAAATGCCGTGTAGTTGATGGCTCCCCGTTTGTGATGGGCGCGCATACTGGAAAGAGACGTGAAAATGATGGTTGCCAACGAGGTTCCCAGCGCAATATGTTGGATATGTACCTCGGGGAAATGCTGCATTTCAAAGGCAATATTGAGCATGGGTACAATGACCAGTCCGCCACCGATACCCAACAGTCCCGCCAAGACCCCGGCGAATGCGCCGAGAACGATATACAGTAAATAGGTTGTAATCATGCTGTCCTTCTACCATGTTCACGCATGTTTCTTTCACGAAATACACGCCACACTCGGTTTGCTGTTCACACCAATGGCCAGAGGACGCACCGCCGCGCGTCCCCCGGCTCTCCTCGACATTTAGAAAAGCACTTTCAAATCAATGGATTGAATGTCCTGAATCCCCGTTAAAATCATTGCACCGGACAACTGCGCACGCAACGTCTCGAAATACGTGGCAACGCCGGTTTCCAATCCGCCCATGGCTGCCACAGCGACCGGCCGACCGATCATGACCGCATCAGCACCCAGAGCGAGCATCTTGAGAATATCCACACCGGTTCGGACACCACCATCCACGAGAACCGTGAGTTTGCCTTTCACCGCTTCGGACACTTCATGAATGACCTCGGCCGTTCCCGGCGCATGATCCAGCACACGGCCACCATGGTTGGACACCACAATGGCATCGACTCCCACTTCGGCAGCCAACTCGGCTTCATCGGGTGTCATGACGCCCTTGAGAATGAATTTGGCATCCCAGCTGTGAACGGTATCCACGACCTTCTTTAATTCCGAAGCAGGTTTTGGCGAGACTGGCCGCCCCATCTGCCGCAGGGTAATCAAACCAGCGGCATCCACGTCCATACCAAAAGTGGTACATCCGGTAGCCCGGGCCAATTCGAGCTTCTCACCCAACTCTTTCCCTTCCCATGGTTTAATGAAAGGAATACCGAAACCGTCGTTCTTGACGATGGCGGCAAACCCGGCCTCATGGACATAGGTAGGCACGCCGTCTCCCGTACAACCGATCACTCCGGCCTGCCTGCTGCCGGTCACGACCGCGTCGGCATACGCGTCTTCACTGATGCCACCGCCCATATTGAACGACACGCCACCAATGGGTGCAGCCATCACCGGCAGGGACAAATCATAACCCAGCACGGACGTGGAAGTGTCCGGCTCGGTCACGTCATGCAACAAACGCATGTTCAGCCGAATCTCGGCCAACGCCTCCACATTGCTCTTGAAAGATGCTCCTGTTCCAAGACCACCCATTCCCGGGACTTCTCCCACACAGGCTCTGCCGTCGCACACCTTGCACACTCGACAGTACCCCTTCATCAGTTCACGCGCCTTATCGTGAAATTCCTTCATTCCTATCTCCTGGATATATTGATTGAAAAAACAAGACTTTCAGTCGAAATGAGATGCTCACGCATGGCCCTTTCAGCCTGCATGGCGTGCCCATTCTTGACCGCTTCGACAATATTTCTGTGCGCTCGGACAGATGCCTGCTGGCGTTCCGGCGATTGCACTTCCTCGGCCCGGCTTCTGGCAAATCCCTCGTGGAGAACGGTCACCATCTCCCTGAGAACAGGGTTGCCCGACGCCTCAGCCAACAATTGATGAAATTTCTGATCGAATCCAACCCCGGATGCGCCTCGACGAACCGCCTGCTCCTGATCGATCAGGGTGGATTCCAAACGATTCAACTCGTCCGGTGATGCATTGATAGCCGCCAGAGCCGCAATCTCCGGTTCCAACATCTTCCGCACTTCAAAAACATCCCGAAGGTCATGCTGCCCGGTAAGTACGGCGTCAAACAACGACCCATCATCGTCCCGATCTTCGCTGACAAACGTTCCTGACCCCTGACGACTTTCCAGAATACCTGATTCCGCCAGAATCTTGATCCCTTCACGCACGGATGTCCGTGAAACACCGAATTCCTCGGCTAATCGACGCTCGGCAGGCAATCGATCACCCGGCTGCAATGCGCCATGGTCGATCATCTCCCTGATCTGCTGAACAATTTCTTCGGATACGGACTTCCGATTCACTGGTTTGAGTTCCATGGATTTCCTCTCATATTGGTTGGACCAATAATCCAATTAGACCACAAAACCCAGGTCGTCAATATTTCTTATGGATTTTCGAAGAACCAAGCGATGCCCGCACCCTCCAATGGGTATGGTTGAAACAACGGGGAATCACACGCTGCGCAAGGTGTGCAACGTTATCTCCGGGAATGTTCCGAGTCGCAAGGGTGGTCCCCAGTACCCGGTGCCGGTGTTGACGTACAAGACCGTACCGTCATGGATATACAATCCTCGGACATAATCCTGAAACAGGTGAATCATAAAATTGTACGGGAAATATTGTCCGCCGTGGGTATGTCCGGACAATTGGATATCATATCCAGCTCGGGCCGCGTCATGAACGGAATTGGGCTGATGGGCCAACAGGATGGACACATCGTGATCCGGTGCCCCTTCCCGGGCCTGGGCCGGAGACGAAACATGGCTCGGCTCAAAACGATAGCCCGTGATGTCCGGCACTCCAGCCAACAAAATCCGTCCCGCCCCCGTGTCAACAAGGGTATGCTCATTGACCAGTGGTCTGATTCCAAGCCGTCGGGTCTCAGCTAACCATTCGTGAACCCCGGAATAATACTCATGATTGCCAGTACAAAACCAAACGCCATACGGGGCCTTGAAGTCAGCCATGGGAGCAATGTCATCCTTGAGACCATCCACAGACCCATCCACCAGATCGCCGGTATGCACGATCAGGTCAGGAGCAAGCTGATTGACCTCGTCAACCACCATGCGCGCCCATGCCTTTCGAATCGTCGGACCGATGTGGGTATCTGAAACCTGGGCAATGGTGAATCCGTCCAACCCGGAAGGCAGGCCCGGCACAGGAAGCATGTTTCGCACCACGGTTGGACGGCTTCGTGCCGTGAAAACAGCGTATCCAGTCAATGGCAGAGCTGCAGCCACAAAGGCCCCGTTTGACGCGTTAAGCAAAAATCGACGACGACGCATATCCGGTCCGGTAAAATAGGGACGACGACTGCGACGGGTACACATTTTCTTGACCCCTGACACAAACGCCCCGATCATCCGGGGGATGTCTCGGGCCAGCATGAAGAAAATGAGGATGGAGAT
The genomic region above belongs to Pseudodesulfovibrio sp. JC047 and contains:
- a CDS encoding glycosyltransferase family A protein; amino-acid sequence: MAELFQLARRDPESKAMNMGMALWGVQAHPLAPGMGTWGIKSLNMGLKLGPIFTRILLTMSKLPKLGEAKDTDSEAAQETALVEKEAMQTWHTLARQDDKKLILRFLSTVLKDPKKGLSWLQHVWQDLILLGRPDIPKAALDMVDWADATRPLKERMEAEWAVYCLPPEKALPVVEKLDPSLWGLWRAYIGGELLIRMGETEAGQNVLAGLWKAIPWHVNLTLKLYDLFKAPAIASPEETHDVTILVYSWNKADLLADTLQSLLDSEIGHAKIIALNNGSNDETEAVLRKAQDDFGADRFSVETLPVNIGAPAARNWLLARPEVKASKWVAFLDDDVILPPDWLLRLLGPVRNRDDIGVVGCRITAATPPYSLQSADYNLFSEQTPNTKELSDQVRVFENCAGGLDSGLFTYTRPCLSVSGCCHLLNIRSVEQTDGFDLRYTPSQFDDLDRDIRSNQIGMPALFVGGLAVRHIQHSSLAQSKDTKQMGQILGNKLKLDTKYTNKKLIPLREETQQRSDRDLEGKSIFLVDQLGMNT
- a CDS encoding sulfite exporter TauE/SafE family protein; translated protein: MITTYLLYIVLGAFAGVLAGLLGIGGGLVIVPMLNIAFEMQHFPEVHIQHIALGTSLATIIFTSLSSMRAHHKRGAINYTAFWRLVPGILVGTYLGAWIAAMLPTGFLKAFFGLFLYYVASQMLLGIKPKSARELPRQTGMFAVGNGIGIFSALVGIGGGTLTVPFLSWCNQTMHTAIATAAAVGLPIALAGTTGYIVHGWGVEGIPGPHFGYIYIPAFLGIISMSVLTAPLGAKLAHSLPVDKLKRIFAILLLIVGTKMLWGAFF
- a CDS encoding alpha-hydroxy-acid oxidizing protein, encoding MKEFHDKARELMKGYCRVCKVCDGRACVGEVPGMGGLGTGASFKSNVEALAEIRLNMRLLHDVTEPDTSTSVLGYDLSLPVMAAPIGGVSFNMGGGISEDAYADAVVTGSRQAGVIGCTGDGVPTYVHEAGFAAIVKNDGFGIPFIKPWEGKELGEKLELARATGCTTFGMDVDAAGLITLRQMGRPVSPKPASELKKVVDTVHSWDAKFILKGVMTPDEAELAAEVGVDAIVVSNHGGRVLDHAPGTAEVIHEVSEAVKGKLTVLVDGGVRTGVDILKMLALGADAVMIGRPVAVAAMGGLETGVATYFETLRAQLSGAMILTGIQDIQSIDLKVLF
- a CDS encoding FadR/GntR family transcriptional regulator, which gives rise to MELKPVNRKSVSEEIVQQIREMIDHGALQPGDRLPAERRLAEEFGVSRTSVREGIKILAESGILESRQGSGTFVSEDRDDDGSLFDAVLTGQHDLRDVFEVRKMLEPEIAALAAINASPDELNRLESTLIDQEQAVRRGASGVGFDQKFHQLLAEASGNPVLREMVTVLHEGFARSRAEEVQSPERQQASVRAHRNIVEAVKNGHAMQAERAMREHLISTESLVFSINISRR
- a CDS encoding metallophosphoesterase, with product MMYWVVGVLTVISLIVLYLGWRLIEPLSIGRKRKLTLWGALALLLFGHRVTWFLHRTNVYECMVCDSIDWVAFTFFGFISILIFFMLARDIPRMIGAFVSGVKKMCTRRSRRPYFTGPDMRRRRFLLNASNGAFVAAALPLTGYAVFTARSRPTVVRNMLPVPGLPSGLDGFTIAQVSDTHIGPTIRKAWARMVVDEVNQLAPDLIVHTGDLVDGSVDGLKDDIAPMADFKAPYGVWFCTGNHEYYSGVHEWLAETRRLGIRPLVNEHTLVDTGAGRILLAGVPDITGYRFEPSHVSSPAQAREGAPDHDVSILLAHQPNSVHDAARAGYDIQLSGHTHGGQYFPYNFMIHLFQDYVRGLYIHDGTVLYVNTGTGYWGPPLRLGTFPEITLHTLRSV